From Klebsiella sp. RHBSTW-00484:
ACATCTGACATTTTCAAAGCGTACGATGAATTAGCATAAAGCAAATCTTTTTCTATATTTTCGCGCTGAAAAACCATAATAACGGCAATCAGAAAAATAGAAGTTAACAAAATCCCACCAACGGACAAGGTTATGACTATCGGACGAAGGTGAGGCTTTTTAATTCTCATAAAAATACACTCCATATAATAAAAAATGCCGCATTTACCATAACATCCCTTGCCCGCACCCCCGCAGGGCCCTTCAGCGCGAATGCGGCGTCAGCCCGCTAAAACCGGCAGTAAACTCCCCGGCAAACCGCGCAGCCTGTGCCTGAAAAATTTCACCCGAATGCATAGCCATGCGGCCGGGTGAATGGATCAGGCTTTGGGCGCAGATGCCCGCCGAAAGCCCCGTTTTATCCGGTTTGTTACAGCGACGGACCGTCATACGTCCGCTGCCGCTGCGATCGTTCCAGCTCCAGCGCTTTATGATGCTGCGCTGCCCGCTCCTGCTGCCGGTGTGCTTCAATCGCGTTCAGCCTTTCGACAACCAGCTTAGTTGCTCGCTCAAACTCTGCACCTGCCTGCTCAAGCCCGTGACGCGCTCGCTCAGCGCCGCGTTCTCCCGTTGCATAAGACCAGACATCGTCCGCCATTCCGCGAAGGCGTTCTCCCACTCGTCCAGCCTTTTCGAGTAGTCCTGCTGTAGCTGCTCTAATGCGCTCAGCAACTGTTTTTCCAGCTCTGTCATACACAGTCACCCCTGTTTCAGCAGAACCCAGTTCGTCCCCTCGTAGGGAATTATTTGCGGTTCCGTTCCTTTCGGCATGCTCAGGAACCGGCGGCCGTCGCTGGATTCCTGATAAGTCACGCCCCACGTTCTCGCGTTCAGCTTCTCCAGAGCGTCCTTCTGCTCCCGGATGCTCATGTAATTGTCGAGCATCTGCTGCCCCTGCCACCACAGAATGCCCGCGCTCGACGCTATCAGCAGCGCGGACACCAGGACGATGGTCAGCCACGTCTGGCTGACCATGCGCACCATGCCTTTCGTGCGCTGGCTCATGGCTGAGGACAGCTTCCGGTCGTGGTCGAGGATGGCGGCGCTGATTCTCTTCTCGCTTTCGCTCAGTTCCGCTCTGACAGACTTCTCGTGCTCGCTGAATGCGGCTTTCAGCATCTCGCCGGTAGTCTGCTGCTGCGCTTTCGATTTCTGCTCTAAGTCCTTCGCCAGCGTTAAAAGACTGTTCATAGATGGCTCCCTTCAGTCGGATGTTTCGCCCCCCGTCCGGGTCGGCAATGCTGATGCTGCTTTTCGTGGTGCGCACCACCTCGAAACCTGCGTTTTCCAGCGCCTCTGTGACGTCCTGCCGCGTTTTCAGCTCCCCGGATGAGGCAAGGGCAAGCAGGCCGCGCGTAATCGCCTGGGCGGCCTCCTGCTTCGCTTCCGGCAGCGCGGAAGGCATGACCAGCGCCCGCCGGTTTTCCGGCGCGTTCGGGTCGTGCAGCCCCAGCCTGCCATTAACTATGGTCTGCCAGGCATCAATGCGCGGACGGTCGGCGCGGTCGTAATACGGCTGGAGACGTCTGCCGGTCAGCAGCTCCGTGTTCGGGATCAGGAAGTTCAGCTCCAGACGCCCTTTGTCCTGGTGCTCAACCCACAGCACGCTGTACTGGTCTTTATCGAGTCCGGGCATCAGAACCCGCTCAAAGCTCGCCATCAGCTTTTCGCGCTGCCCGGGCGGCAAATCCTGCTCGGCAAAGGACAGGACGCCGGATGTGTACTTTTTGGCGTAAGGCGAGGCGTCGATAAGCTCACGGACTTCCTCCGGCTTCCCCTGCAGAACGCTGGCGCCGTCGCGCTGCCGGTCTTTTCCCAGCAGATAATCCACCGGACCGGCGCCACCGCCGCGCCCTCTGGGATGAAATTTAACGATCATCATCAGCCCCCTTTTCCAGCACGGCGTGCCGCAGCCGCTCGAGTCCGGCATCAATGGCCATCAGTGCGGCGACAACCTGCACGCGATCGTGCCCGGTACCGCCACCGGCATTAA
This genomic window contains:
- the mbeA gene encoding plasmid mobilization relaxase MbeA; this encodes MIVKFHPRGRGGGAGPVDYLLGKDRQRDGASVLQGKPEEVRELIDASPYAKKYTSGVLSFAEQDLPPGQREKLMASFERVLMPGLDKDQYSVLWVEHQDKGRLELNFLIPNTELLTGRRLQPYYDRADRPRIDAWQTIVNGRLGLHDPNAPENRRALVMPSALPEAKQEAAQAITRGLLALASSGELKTRQDVTEALENAGFEVVRTTKSSISIADPDGGRNIRLKGAIYEQSFNAGEGLRAEIESAAADYRRDAESRIQRAREVCQSGTERKREENQRRHPRPRPEAVLSHEPAHERHGAHGQPDVADHRPGVRAADSVERGHSVVAGAADARQLHEHPGAEGRSGEAERENVGRDLSGIQRRPPVPEHAERNGTANNSLRGDELGSAETGVTVYDRAGKTVAERIRAATAGLLEKAGRVGERLRGMADDVWSYATGERGAERARHGLEQAGAEFERATKLVVERLNAIEAHRQQERAAQHHKALELERSQRQRTYDGPSL